Proteins from a single region of Stutzerimonas stutzeri:
- a CDS encoding S-type pyocin domain-containing protein: MSGYVPNNRDERKEPPAPPYNGDFDKQPPRPLVLDVEEPKKAAPLAPPAGCVFAKPCTLPDGQIDYPRTAPAELISRYGKTAVLAASSANANGDYPLSHLSGESIAKLSGLSLRGLAVAGSAGGAVGGSSAAGGAASSGALITGGLVASTLVGLVALMWPSPMGNSDLYTPEQLRRMTSARTRVRFRIEQAADGTIKAYGFHTAAKTGWEMIDVVQFTPQGEEQVADFGGGITLVWTPAVDSADAVGIPPLKAGPQVPPIWVYPATDAAAKALENPIYPPEYKDFILVFPAESRIQPLYVVMSIPGPGYHPKPENLPAFPDAIWARPKTSVQGGGKNARAGRI; encoded by the coding sequence ATGAGCGGCTACGTCCCGAATAACAGAGACGAGCGAAAGGAGCCACCCGCTCCGCCCTACAACGGCGATTTCGATAAACAACCGCCACGTCCACTTGTTCTGGACGTGGAAGAACCCAAGAAAGCAGCGCCGCTGGCACCACCTGCCGGCTGCGTCTTTGCAAAGCCCTGCACCTTGCCCGATGGTCAAATCGACTACCCCCGCACGGCTCCCGCTGAACTCATTAGCCGCTATGGCAAAACAGCCGTACTGGCCGCTAGCAGCGCTAATGCCAACGGTGACTACCCACTTAGTCACCTTTCTGGTGAATCTATTGCCAAGCTGAGCGGTTTATCGCTTCGCGGTCTGGCCGTGGCGGGATCAGCCGGCGGGGCTGTTGGTGGGAGTAGCGCTGCGGGTGGGGCAGCCTCTTCGGGAGCCCTAATTACTGGCGGTCTCGTAGCAAGTACTCTAGTTGGGCTGGTTGCTTTGATGTGGCCTAGCCCAATGGGCAACTCAGATCTATACACACCTGAGCAGCTTCGCAGAATGACAAGCGCACGCACGAGAGTGCGCTTTCGCATCGAACAAGCAGCTGACGGCACCATCAAAGCCTACGGCTTTCATACAGCCGCCAAAACCGGCTGGGAAATGATCGATGTGGTGCAATTCACGCCCCAAGGCGAAGAGCAGGTAGCCGATTTCGGCGGTGGAATCACATTAGTCTGGACGCCTGCAGTTGATTCCGCAGACGCGGTGGGCATCCCTCCGCTGAAAGCAGGGCCGCAAGTCCCACCTATTTGGGTTTATCCAGCAACGGATGCAGCTGCAAAAGCGCTGGAAAATCCAATTTACCCGCCTGAATATAAAGACTTCATCTTGGTTTTTCCGGCTGAATCGAGAATACAACCACTGTATGTGGTGATGAGCATTCCAGGGCCCGGCTATCACCCCAAACCAGAAAATCTACCTGCTTTTCCTGATGCTATTTGGGCTCGTCCTAAAACATCCGTTCAAGGCGGTGGAAAAAACGCCCGCGCTGGAAGGATATAG
- a CDS encoding IS30-like element ISPsp7 family transposase, giving the protein MSYTELSVEERATIQIGRTQGFSLRRIACLINRSPSTISRELRRNRGACGGYSARLAQQQMQARRQVCRPMRKLLPGSERFELVTHMLRERLSPEQIAGKLRSMNIPNLRDAYVCRETIYNAIYALPVGELRKELIICLRQGKTTRRPRSGGVDRRGQIPEMVSIHVRPPEIEDRLMPGHWEGDLIKGKANASSVGTLVERTSGYLMLVKMNDATATSALEGFSAALNSMPLEMRKSMTYDQGREMARHAEITQRTGVAIYFCDPHSPWQRGSNENINGLIRQYLPKGTDLSVHSQEKLDAIALQLNMRPRKRFDFKCPIEVMGEVMQNSMAMRHDAPASIQ; this is encoded by the coding sequence ATGTCTTATACCGAACTCAGCGTTGAAGAGCGCGCCACCATTCAAATCGGTCGTACCCAAGGCTTCAGCCTGCGCAGGATTGCCTGCTTGATCAACCGATCCCCTTCGACCATCAGCCGTGAGCTGCGCCGTAACCGAGGTGCTTGCGGTGGCTACTCGGCCCGCCTGGCCCAGCAGCAAATGCAGGCCCGCCGCCAGGTTTGTCGACCGATGCGAAAACTGTTGCCGGGTAGCGAGCGCTTCGAACTGGTGACCCATATGCTGCGTGAGCGTTTGTCTCCCGAGCAGATTGCCGGCAAGCTGCGCAGCATGAACATACCCAACCTGCGAGATGCCTACGTCTGTCGCGAGACGATCTACAACGCGATCTATGCCCTGCCAGTGGGTGAGCTGCGTAAGGAGCTGATCATCTGTCTGCGCCAAGGCAAGACGACGCGCCGGCCGCGCTCTGGTGGCGTGGATCGGCGCGGCCAGATCCCCGAGATGGTCAGTATTCATGTGCGCCCGCCGGAGATTGAAGACAGGCTGATGCCGGGGCATTGGGAAGGCGACCTCATCAAGGGTAAGGCCAACGCCTCGTCCGTCGGTACGCTGGTGGAACGCACCAGTGGCTACCTGATGTTGGTGAAGATGAACGACGCGACGGCGACTTCGGCACTGGAAGGCTTCAGCGCCGCGCTCAATAGCATGCCGCTGGAGATGCGCAAGAGCATGACTTACGACCAGGGCCGGGAGATGGCGCGACACGCCGAGATCACCCAAAGAACCGGCGTGGCGATCTACTTCTGCGACCCGCACAGCCCCTGGCAGCGCGGCAGCAACGAAAACATCAACGGCCTGATTCGCCAGTACTTGCCCAAGGGCACAGACCTGTCGGTACATAGCCAGGAGAAGCTGGACGCCATTGCGCTGCAACTGAACATGCGACCGCGCAAGCGCTTCGACTTCAAATGCCCCATCGAGGTGATGGGAGAGGTCATGCAAAATTCCATGGCAATGCGGCATGATGCTCCGGCTTCAATTCAATAA
- a CDS encoding tetratricopeptide repeat protein — MALWLLDSQHLGNRQGVKRIAGRLLKQPAREGVVEAQSRLGRLLCCECESQRDRRIGFELLRQAARAGDCQAQLELGRLYCQPDHSEPAKARLWLEQAAAQGSDEAACVLQRVKR, encoded by the coding sequence ATGGCGCTGTGGTTGCTCGACAGCCAGCACCTGGGCAATCGTCAGGGCGTGAAGCGAATTGCCGGTCGTCTGCTAAAGCAGCCGGCGCGTGAGGGCGTAGTGGAAGCACAGAGCCGACTGGGTCGTCTGCTGTGCTGTGAGTGCGAGAGTCAGCGGGACCGCCGCATCGGCTTCGAGCTGTTGCGTCAGGCCGCGCGTGCCGGTGACTGTCAGGCGCAGCTGGAGCTCGGTCGTCTGTATTGCCAGCCTGACCATTCCGAGCCCGCCAAAGCGCGCCTCTGGCTCGAGCAGGCCGCGGCACAGGGTTCTGACGAAGCAGCGTGCGTCCTTCAACGGGTCAAACGCTGA
- a CDS encoding YdbL family protein — protein sequence MKTYLKLASVLLALTLALPAAAMTLNEAMSALGDAKASGLLGERPDGYLGVVRSSQNAEAIASQINQARRAEYHRVAKQNGISVSDVEAIAGKKAIEKTPSGQIIQLNGTWVRK from the coding sequence ATGAAAACCTATCTGAAATTGGCAAGCGTGCTGCTTGCACTCACCCTTGCCCTACCCGCCGCAGCCATGACGCTCAACGAAGCCATGTCCGCATTGGGCGATGCCAAGGCCAGCGGCCTGCTTGGGGAAAGGCCCGACGGTTATCTCGGCGTAGTTCGCTCGAGCCAAAACGCCGAAGCCATCGCCAGCCAGATCAACCAGGCGCGCCGCGCCGAATACCACCGTGTTGCCAAGCAGAACGGCATCAGCGTCAGCGACGTGGAAGCCATCGCCGGCAAGAAAGCCATCGAGAAAACACCGTCCGGCCAGATCATTCAGCTCAACGGCACCTGGGTCCGCAAGTGA
- a CDS encoding YdbH domain-containing protein codes for MTKAPSVLLRLSLGLLALLLLAGSVAWYQWTTFKREQGIVQLDWQGMRVSSQGLAVRQLTYEQVTGNGLHLALKASDISLDIPSFLRVLPPQSLQIGHIEIDLKSLPEAQATQAEPVNLQQYQQWAAWLPQRLNIVDLHLALPCAKGRCDERGSLQLQHAGESLLPLEGRLTVDRNDHKLSLLISAQRLDTENTLIEADLLIDEQPRLEARNQLSHDGQALQWSGTMAMGSLPEAPWLLDWLSEWTSYEPTPLPELPADMRIGAGWALSLPKSASDSLDWPNASGDLRLSGHLPAPWPVIGLGELQGDIDLAAHGQNGLWLPTELRADLKLRPVPALVADLPQQLRPTQLSIKIVPIDTDSASGQLPVQLRLDAQGGAPASLQARVQLATTPPYALAIEQARLQLRSASLQLDALSLRGLDAGLDFSGHAELERVDLQLLKTSRVTLANLAIDELAASQLQVDLSQPLRLRIERNDAEPSTWRAQGPLDLRLGRLEHPQLIAQGWRWNSQLDIDTARLSGTGPLSNDAGLSVATSLNKPWNGALQVSGKLQEIFLRAGNPIARSFTAWPAALELNSGRLLADGRFSLPTGNGRPSANFTLEARGLAGIADRTEITGLDARLAASLQRDRLQLDITELRLAQLNPGFTFGPLLLRGKYSAPIDKPEQGQLNWQTAETQILGGRFWLEPATLDLAAARQQLEAQLQGVQLGDVLAAYPTEGLTGSGIIDGSFQVHRSPTGLSIDQGKLAARAPGGVLRFRSPKIQALSQANPAMRIVAEALHDFHYDLLSSDVRYDESGKLNLGLRLNGRNPALEGGRPINFAINLEEDIPALLTSLQLSDRVSETIQRRVQERLQ; via the coding sequence ATGACAAAAGCACCCAGTGTTCTGCTCCGACTGTCTCTTGGGCTGCTTGCCTTGTTGCTGCTGGCCGGCAGCGTCGCCTGGTATCAATGGACCACGTTCAAGCGCGAGCAGGGCATTGTGCAACTCGACTGGCAAGGCATGCGCGTGTCTTCTCAGGGGCTAGCGGTAAGGCAACTGACGTATGAGCAAGTCACGGGAAACGGTCTCCATCTGGCTTTAAAAGCCAGCGACATAAGCTTGGACATACCTTCCTTTTTGCGGGTTTTACCTCCGCAATCACTGCAAATCGGCCATATTGAAATCGACCTGAAATCCTTGCCAGAGGCCCAGGCAACCCAGGCCGAGCCAGTGAATCTGCAGCAGTACCAGCAATGGGCTGCATGGTTGCCGCAACGATTGAACATAGTCGATCTGCACTTGGCCCTGCCTTGCGCCAAAGGACGATGCGACGAACGGGGCTCGCTGCAGCTTCAACATGCTGGTGAGTCGCTGCTCCCCCTCGAGGGCCGCCTGACCGTGGATCGCAATGACCACAAGCTTTCTCTGCTCATCAGTGCGCAGCGGCTAGATACCGAAAACACGCTGATCGAAGCCGATCTATTGATCGACGAGCAGCCGCGATTGGAGGCTCGTAACCAGCTCAGCCACGATGGGCAGGCACTGCAGTGGAGTGGCACGATGGCCATGGGTAGCCTGCCCGAGGCGCCCTGGTTGCTGGATTGGCTAAGCGAATGGACAAGCTACGAGCCTACCCCACTGCCAGAGCTGCCGGCCGACATGCGGATTGGCGCGGGCTGGGCGCTCTCTTTGCCGAAATCGGCCAGCGACTCGCTCGACTGGCCTAATGCATCGGGCGATCTGCGCTTATCTGGGCACCTGCCGGCACCCTGGCCAGTGATTGGTCTTGGCGAGCTGCAAGGCGACATAGACTTGGCGGCTCATGGGCAGAATGGTCTGTGGCTGCCCACTGAACTGAGGGCCGATCTCAAGCTGCGCCCTGTTCCCGCGCTGGTCGCCGACCTGCCGCAACAGCTCCGACCCACGCAGCTGAGCATCAAGATCGTGCCCATCGACACTGATTCGGCATCGGGCCAGCTGCCGGTGCAGCTGCGGCTGGATGCTCAGGGCGGCGCACCGGCCAGCCTACAGGCACGCGTGCAACTGGCGACCACGCCCCCTTACGCGCTAGCCATCGAACAGGCACGCCTGCAGCTGCGTAGCGCCAGTCTGCAGCTGGATGCGTTATCCCTGCGCGGCCTTGACGCCGGGCTGGATTTCTCCGGCCATGCAGAGCTGGAGCGAGTAGATCTACAGCTGCTTAAAACCTCGCGAGTGACCCTGGCCAATCTGGCGATCGACGAGCTCGCCGCCAGCCAACTGCAGGTCGACCTTTCCCAGCCGCTACGCCTGCGGATCGAACGCAACGACGCAGAGCCAAGCACATGGCGCGCACAGGGGCCGCTGGACCTCCGCCTGGGGCGACTGGAGCACCCACAGCTGATCGCCCAGGGCTGGCGCTGGAATAGCCAGCTGGACATAGACACAGCGCGCCTGAGCGGAACCGGGCCGTTGAGCAACGACGCCGGACTAAGCGTGGCAACCAGCCTGAACAAGCCCTGGAACGGCGCGCTGCAGGTAAGCGGCAAGCTGCAGGAGATTTTCCTGCGTGCCGGTAACCCCATTGCCCGCAGCTTCACCGCCTGGCCGGCAGCCCTTGAGCTGAACAGCGGACGCCTACTGGCTGACGGCAGGTTTTCACTGCCGACTGGTAATGGAAGGCCGTCCGCCAACTTCACGCTGGAGGCCAGGGGGCTGGCGGGCATCGCCGACCGTACCGAGATCACCGGACTCGATGCGCGGCTTGCCGCCAGCCTGCAGCGCGATCGTCTTCAGCTGGACATCACCGAGCTACGCCTGGCGCAGCTCAACCCTGGTTTCACGTTCGGCCCGCTGTTGCTGCGTGGCAAGTACAGCGCCCCCATCGATAAGCCGGAGCAAGGCCAGCTGAACTGGCAGACCGCCGAAACCCAGATATTGGGCGGCCGGTTCTGGCTGGAGCCCGCCACCCTCGATTTGGCCGCGGCGCGGCAGCAGCTCGAGGCCCAGCTACAAGGCGTGCAGCTGGGTGATGTGCTGGCAGCCTATCCCACCGAGGGGCTCACCGGCAGCGGCATCATCGATGGCAGTTTCCAGGTTCATCGCAGCCCAACGGGACTCAGCATTGACCAAGGGAAACTCGCCGCGCGCGCGCCAGGCGGCGTTCTGCGTTTCCGCTCACCCAAAATCCAGGCACTCAGCCAGGCGAACCCTGCCATGAGAATCGTCGCGGAGGCGCTGCACGATTTTCATTATGATCTGCTAAGCAGTGACGTCCGCTATGATGAGAGCGGCAAGCTGAACCTCGGGCTACGCCTCAATGGCCGCAACCCCGCTTTGGAGGGCGGTCGACCGATCAACTTCGCGATCAACCTTGAAGAGGATATTCCGGCGCTACTGACCAGCTTGCAGCTGAGCGACCGGGTGAGCGAAACCATTCAACGGCGGGTGCAGGAACGCCTTCAGTAA
- a CDS encoding IS5-like element ISPst7 family transposase translates to MKQMTFADAEYAGKRKQTRKELFLIEMDRVVPWKGLIALIEPHYPKGEGGRPAYPLMAMLRVHLMQNWFGYSDPAMEEALYETTILRQFAGLCLERIPDETTILNFRRLLEKHELAAGILAVINGYLGDRGLSLRQGTIVDATLINAPSSTKNKDGKRDPEMHQTKKGNQYYFGMKAHIGVDDESGLVHSVVGTAANVADVTQVDKLLHGEENVVCADAGYTGVEKRAEHDGREVIWQVAARRSTYKKPGKSSALYKARRKIEKAKAQVRAKVEHPFRVIKRQFGYVKTRFRGLAKNTAQLVTLFALSNLWMARRHLLTNAGEVRL, encoded by the coding sequence ATGAAGCAGATGACCTTCGCCGATGCCGAGTACGCCGGCAAGCGCAAGCAGACCCGCAAAGAGCTGTTCCTGATCGAGATGGATCGGGTGGTGCCGTGGAAGGGGTTGATTGCCCTGATCGAGCCGCATTACCCCAAGGGTGAAGGTGGCCGTCCGGCGTACCCGTTGATGGCAATGCTGCGGGTTCATCTAATGCAAAACTGGTTCGGTTATAGCGATCCAGCGATGGAGGAGGCACTGTACGAGACCACCATCCTGCGGCAGTTCGCGGGGCTGTGCCTGGAGCGTATCCCCGACGAAACCACCATCCTCAACTTCCGTCGCCTGCTGGAGAAACACGAACTGGCTGCTGGCATCCTGGCCGTGATCAATGGCTACCTGGGTGACCGTGGCCTGTCGCTGCGCCAAGGCACCATCGTCGATGCCACGCTGATCAATGCGCCGAGTTCGACCAAGAACAAAGACGGCAAGCGCGACCCAGAGATGCACCAGACCAAGAAGGGCAACCAGTATTACTTTGGCATGAAGGCCCACATCGGCGTCGATGACGAATCAGGCCTGGTGCATAGCGTTGTAGGTACGGCGGCCAACGTGGCGGACGTCACCCAGGTCGACAAGTTGCTGCATGGCGAGGAAAACGTTGTCTGCGCCGATGCGGGTTATACCGGCGTCGAGAAGCGTGCCGAGCATGATGGCCGCGAAGTGATTTGGCAGGTGGCAGCACGGCGCAGCACTTACAAAAAGCCGGGCAAGAGCAGCGCGCTGTACAAAGCCAGACGCAAGATCGAGAAAGCCAAGGCTCAGGTACGGGCCAAGGTTGAGCACCCGTTTCGGGTGATCAAGCGGCAGTTCGGTTATGTGAAGACGCGCTTCCGTGGCTTGGCCAAGAATACTGCGCAACTGGTGACGCTGTTCGCGCTGTCGAACCTGTGGATGGCACGCCGACATTTGCTGACCAATGCAGGAGAGGTGCGCCTGTAA
- a CDS encoding IS630-like element ISPa47 family transposase, translated as MKIDARKLSPQEQREKRSTALRMREQGYTYKAIGEAVGVHPRTIAHWAQVAEHKGEKAAIAGGQRGVRQGDRRSLSSSQEVLIRTLMTDKMPDQLKLGFALWTRDAVRELIRQRCGFLMPVRTVGEYLKRWGYTPQRPLHRAYQQKPEVVQHWLDNEYPRIAQRARAENGEIQWGDETGMRSDSHAGRSYAPIGETPVRLVSGSRFSTNMISTVTNRGKLRFMLYRETLTAPVLIRFLSRLIRDAQGRKVFLILDNLRVHHSKKVSAWVGDRKEQIELFFLPAYAPELNPDEYLNCDLKHQVRTGLPARNQDELERRVRSVMRRLQLRPQRIRSYFRHPRIAYAA; from the coding sequence ATGAAAATAGATGCCCGTAAACTCAGCCCCCAAGAACAACGTGAAAAGCGCTCCACGGCCCTACGCATGCGTGAGCAGGGTTACACCTACAAGGCTATTGGCGAAGCGGTTGGTGTTCACCCCCGCACTATTGCTCACTGGGCGCAGGTCGCAGAACATAAAGGCGAAAAGGCTGCCATTGCCGGCGGCCAGCGTGGTGTGCGCCAGGGTGATCGCCGCAGTTTGAGCTCCAGCCAGGAAGTGCTGATTCGCACCTTGATGACCGATAAGATGCCCGACCAACTCAAACTCGGCTTTGCGCTCTGGACGCGTGATGCGGTGCGAGAACTGATCCGCCAGCGCTGTGGTTTTCTCATGCCGGTTCGAACGGTTGGTGAATACCTCAAGCGTTGGGGCTACACCCCGCAGCGCCCACTGCATCGGGCTTATCAGCAGAAACCTGAAGTGGTTCAGCACTGGCTGGATAATGAATATCCACGCATCGCACAGCGGGCCAGGGCTGAGAATGGTGAGATTCAGTGGGGCGACGAAACCGGTATGCGCAGTGACAGCCATGCTGGCCGCAGCTACGCCCCTATTGGCGAAACGCCGGTGCGCCTGGTCAGCGGCAGTCGTTTTTCCACCAACATGATTTCCACCGTGACCAATCGGGGCAAACTGCGCTTCATGCTGTATCGGGAAACGCTGACAGCCCCAGTGCTGATTCGCTTCCTGAGTCGCCTGATTCGCGATGCTCAGGGCCGCAAGGTGTTCCTGATTCTCGACAACCTGCGCGTACACCACAGCAAAAAGGTGAGCGCCTGGGTTGGCGACCGCAAAGAGCAAATCGAACTGTTCTTCTTGCCGGCCTACGCCCCGGAGTTGAACCCTGACGAGTATTTGAATTGTGATTTGAAACATCAGGTTCGCACGGGCTTGCCGGCGCGTAATCAGGACGAACTGGAAAGGCGTGTTCGCTCGGTCATGAGACGATTGCAATTACGCCCTCAAAGAATCCGTTCTTATTTCCGGCATCCACGTATCGCCTACGCAGCATGA
- a CDS encoding YnbE family lipoprotein, with product MRLRQSLTILLLALFASACTPRVELAVPNEPININLNVKIEHEIYIRVDKQLDSIINQDSGLF from the coding sequence ATGCGGTTGCGCCAATCGCTGACCATTCTGCTGCTGGCATTGTTCGCCAGCGCCTGTACGCCGCGGGTGGAACTGGCCGTGCCGAACGAGCCGATCAACATCAACCTGAACGTGAAGATCGAACACGAGATTTACATCCGCGTAGACAAGCAGCTCGACTCGATCATCAACCAAGACAGCGGCCTGTTCTGA
- a CDS encoding VOC family protein yields MATATPFLMFQGDAQAALDLYLATFPDASALRAERYVEGEVGPEGAIKIAVFILCGQEFMCSDSPVKHDFSFTPASSTFVQLDTVEDLEQVFAALSEGGQVLMPLDNYGFSQRFGWLNDRFGVSWQLNVA; encoded by the coding sequence ATGGCCACAGCCACACCCTTTCTTATGTTCCAAGGTGATGCGCAAGCCGCGCTGGATCTGTATTTAGCAACGTTTCCGGACGCTAGTGCTCTGCGAGCTGAGCGGTACGTCGAAGGAGAGGTAGGGCCGGAGGGCGCCATCAAAATCGCGGTGTTCATCCTTTGCGGACAAGAGTTCATGTGCTCCGACAGCCCAGTCAAACATGACTTCTCATTCACACCGGCAAGCTCCACCTTCGTGCAGCTCGATACCGTCGAGGATTTGGAGCAGGTATTTGCTGCTCTTTCCGAGGGCGGCCAGGTGCTTATGCCATTGGACAACTATGGCTTTAGTCAGCGGTTCGGTTGGCTAAACGACCGTTTTGGCGTGTCCTGGCAGCTGAACGTTGCCTAG
- a CDS encoding colicin E3/pyocin S6 family cytotoxin, producing MYEWDFQHGAIEKYNKRGKHLGEFNHITGEQTKSPNSAGTVEP from the coding sequence ATTTATGAGTGGGACTTTCAGCATGGTGCCATTGAAAAATACAACAAGCGCGGCAAGCACCTAGGTGAATTCAACCATATAACAGGCGAACAAACTAAATCACCGAATAGCGCAGGGACTGTTGAACCATGA
- a CDS encoding DNA polymerase II — protein MSQLQQGFILTRHWRDTHEGTEVSFWLATDVGPRQVRVPHQHSVAFIPEEQRSLVKTVLRHERDAELRPLALCDFRHRPVMGLYCRSYRRLLDCARLLRDAGVDVYESDIRPPERYLMERFITAPVCFADSSANAGALVDAQLKPAPDYRPALKLVSLDIETTARGDLYSIALEGCGQRQVYMLGPENGQSDTLDFPLEYCQTRAQLLERLNGWFVEHDPDAVIGWNLVQFDLRVLHEHSQRLKVPLRLGRGGEEMEWREHGGRGNHYFAAAAGRLIIDGIEALRSATWSFPSFSLENVAQTLLGEGKAIDNPYQRMAEIDRMFAEDKPALARYNLKDCELVTRIFAHTELLTFLLERATVTGLAVDRSGGSVAAFEHLYMPLMHRQGFVAPNLGERQAEASPGGFVMSSQPGLYESVLVLDYKSLYPSIIRTFLIDPVGLVEGLRHPTDEESIPGFRGARFSRTRHCLPAIVERVWEGRETAKREHNKPLSQALKIIMNAFYGVLGSSGCRFFDTRLASSITLRGHEIMRRTRELIEAQGHAVIYGDTDSTFVWLRKAHSDDEAARIGHELVQRINQWWREHLRAEYGLTSALELQYETHFRRFLMPTIRGAEEGSKKRYAGLVTRPDGSDGMVFKGLETVRTDWSPLAQCFQQELYQRIFHRQPHRDYVRDYVRRTLAGELDELLIYRKRLRRRLDDYLRNVPPHVRAARLADEYNDQQGRPRQYQNGGWISYLITVAGPEPLETRSSAIDYDHYVSRQLLPVADAILPFVGDDFASLVDGQLGLF, from the coding sequence ATGTCGCAGCTACAGCAGGGCTTTATCCTGACCCGGCACTGGCGGGATACGCATGAGGGCACGGAAGTCAGTTTCTGGCTGGCCACCGATGTGGGGCCCCGGCAGGTACGGGTGCCGCATCAGCACTCGGTCGCTTTTATCCCCGAAGAACAGCGCTCGCTCGTTAAGACCGTGTTGCGTCACGAGCGGGATGCTGAGTTGCGACCGTTGGCGTTGTGTGACTTCCGTCATCGGCCGGTGATGGGGTTGTACTGTCGTTCGTATCGACGCTTGCTCGACTGCGCGAGGCTGTTGCGTGATGCCGGGGTCGATGTGTACGAGTCGGATATTCGTCCGCCCGAGCGCTATTTGATGGAGCGTTTTATCACCGCGCCGGTGTGTTTTGCGGATAGTTCTGCCAATGCCGGCGCACTGGTCGATGCACAGCTCAAGCCGGCGCCGGACTATCGGCCCGCGCTGAAACTGGTTTCGCTGGATATTGAAACGACCGCTCGTGGCGATCTCTATTCCATTGCCCTGGAGGGCTGCGGCCAGCGCCAGGTCTATATGCTCGGCCCGGAAAATGGACAATCTGACACGCTGGATTTTCCGCTCGAATATTGCCAAACGCGTGCGCAGTTGTTGGAGCGACTGAACGGCTGGTTCGTTGAACATGATCCGGACGCCGTCATCGGCTGGAATCTGGTGCAGTTCGATCTGCGCGTGCTGCACGAGCATTCGCAGCGGCTCAAGGTGCCGCTGCGCCTCGGGCGTGGCGGCGAGGAGATGGAGTGGCGCGAGCATGGCGGTCGCGGCAATCATTATTTCGCGGCGGCAGCGGGACGGCTGATCATCGATGGCATCGAGGCGCTTCGCTCGGCCACCTGGAGTTTTCCTTCGTTCAGCCTGGAGAACGTTGCGCAGACGCTTTTGGGCGAAGGCAAGGCGATCGACAATCCTTACCAGCGCATGGCGGAAATCGATCGCATGTTCGCCGAGGACAAGCCTGCTCTGGCGCGCTACAACCTCAAGGACTGCGAGCTGGTGACGCGCATTTTTGCCCACACCGAATTGCTGACCTTTCTTCTTGAGCGTGCCACCGTGACCGGCCTTGCAGTTGATCGCAGTGGTGGGTCGGTGGCGGCATTCGAGCATCTGTATATGCCGTTGATGCATCGTCAGGGGTTCGTTGCACCGAACCTCGGCGAGCGCCAGGCCGAGGCCAGCCCAGGTGGTTTTGTGATGAGTTCGCAGCCGGGGTTGTATGAGTCGGTGCTGGTGCTCGATTACAAGAGCCTTTATCCCTCGATCATTCGCACCTTTCTCATCGACCCGGTGGGGTTGGTCGAGGGGCTGCGGCACCCGACAGACGAAGAGTCGATCCCAGGCTTTCGCGGGGCGCGTTTCTCGCGGACTCGGCACTGCCTGCCAGCAATCGTAGAGCGCGTCTGGGAGGGGCGCGAGACGGCGAAGCGTGAGCACAACAAGCCGCTTTCACAGGCGCTGAAGATCATCATGAATGCGTTCTACGGGGTGCTCGGCTCCAGTGGCTGTCGTTTCTTCGATACGCGGCTGGCGTCGTCCATTACTTTGCGCGGTCACGAGATCATGCGGCGCACGCGGGAGCTGATCGAAGCGCAGGGGCATGCCGTCATCTATGGCGATACCGATTCCACCTTCGTCTGGCTGCGTAAGGCGCATTCGGACGATGAGGCTGCGCGCATCGGCCATGAACTGGTACAGCGCATCAACCAATGGTGGCGAGAGCATCTGCGGGCCGAGTACGGCCTGACTAGCGCCCTGGAGCTGCAGTACGAAACCCATTTCCGGCGCTTTCTGATGCCCACCATTCGTGGCGCGGAGGAGGGGAGCAAGAAGCGCTATGCCGGATTGGTCACGCGGCCGGATGGCAGCGATGGCATGGTCTTCAAGGGGCTGGAAACCGTGCGCACCGATTGGTCGCCATTGGCGCAGTGCTTTCAGCAGGAGTTGTATCAGCGCATCTTCCACCGCCAGCCGCACCGGGACTATGTGCGCGACTACGTACGGCGCACGTTGGCCGGAGAGCTGGATGAGCTACTGATCTATCGCAAGCGCCTGCGCCGGCGGCTCGATGACTACCTGCGCAACGTGCCGCCGCATGTGCGGGCGGCGCGCCTGGCTGACGAGTACAACGATCAGCAGGGGCGGCCGCGGCAGTATCAGAACGGCGGCTGGATCAGCTACCTGATCACGGTTGCAGGGCCTGAGCCGCTGGAGACGCGGTCATCGGCCATCGACTACGACCACTATGTGTCGCGGCAGCTGCTACCGGTGGCGGACGCGATACTGCCGTTCGTGGGTGATGATTTCGCTTCACTAGTCGACGGTCAGCTCGGGTTGTTCTGA